The following is a genomic window from Variovorax paradoxus.
TGCCGTAGGGGTCGGTCTCGATCACCATCGAGCGGATGCCGATCTTGTCGAATAGCGCGCGCTGCGGAAACGACAGGTACTCTTCGCCGCGCTTCTCCACCGCAAGGCGCACCAGGTAGTTGGCAAGCACGGGGTCGGTGTTGCGGTAGCGTCCCACCGCACCGCGCGGCCATTGCTGCGGGCGGGTGGCAGCATAGTTGAAGGCGTTGATGCGACCCGTGTAGTAGTAGGTGTGATCGGGGTACGTACCGTTGGGATCAAAGTCCGGATCGTCCGGCGCCTTGATGCGCAGTCCGCTCGACATCTGCAGGATGTCGGAAATCTTGATCTGCTGACGGCCATCCCCGCCACCTTGCCACTCGGGGATCGGCGCCGGCTGATCGAGCTTGTACTCACCCTGCTTGATGAGCACGCCCATCATCGTGGCGACGACGCTCTTGCCCATCGACCACGATTCGAGCGGCGTGCTTGGTCCGATGCCATTCATGTAGCGCTCGGCGATGATGCGCCCTTTGTGCGTGACCACGAACGCCGCCGTGTAAGCCTCTGGCACGCCAAAAGCCGCCTCGACCGCCTCGTTCACCTTCGCCATGTTGACTTCCGCAGGCGGCGGGTCGCCGGGCAACACGTCGCCCATTGGCCAGGATTGGGTCGTCGGGTCGGGCAGGGCGCTCTTGACCTCGACGGGCGTGAAGAAAACATCGTCCCTGCCCGCAGGCAGCGTGACACAGCCCTGTGACCCAAAGTGGCGCGCCACGAGCGTCGGACCGTTGGGAATCGAAATGCGTACCTCCCGCTTCGCGCGATCCACCACGGGCTTGCCGACGTTCTTGCGCTGCTCGTAGGGCCCCACGAAATAGCCGAGGCTCTCAGCGGCAACATCGGGGTCGACGCCCGTGATGAACACGGCGGAACACATCGTCTTGGCATAGCCGGAGGTGTGATGCTCCAGCACATTGCCGGGTGGCGGCACATAGGATGTGTTCAGTTCGAGCGCCCGTGCCCGGGCAATGAGCGCCTCGCGCTCCGGCAGCTGGGCCGTCGTAGGCGGGGGTGTCACCGGAACACCGATGACTCCGCCGCCTCCGCCCCCACCGCCGCCACCACCACCACAGGAGGCCAACAGGGCTGCCAGGCTCAGTGCCGTGGCGGTCGCGGCAAGGAAACGGCGGATCGAACAATACATTGGCGGTCCTTGAAGAGCTTCGTGGTGGGGAGCTGCGATGGGTGTTTGCCTTGCGCAAATCAACACGGGCGGCATTGTGTGCGAATCCGATGCGGCCGCCTAGCTCTTTTCAAGACGGGCGCACGCGTCGTAGTTCCAAGGTTCTCACCCCTGCCACAAGGCGCATCAGCCCTTGTGCCCCGCGGCGCGAGTTTCAAGCGAATCCGTCGCTAGCGGCACACGCCGTACCCACCGGTCTCCAGGTGAAAGTGGTCGCTATGCGCGGCGTTGTAGTCGGGGCCCAGCACGCCATTGAAGAACCGGCATGCGCCGCGGTGCGCATCGAGCAACAGCAGGGCGGCCGAATCGTTCGTGCTCGCAGCATCGGCCGCGCCGCTGCGAGGCCAGGCTTGCAGTACCGTGATGCGCCTGCCGCTCGCCAGCGTCAGGCCGGCAACATCGAGCGCATCGGCCGTCGCGTGCCGACTGCGCGAAGCACCCGGCACGGCACCTTCGCCGCGGTTCACGTTGCGGCAGGCGTAGCTGCCCAGGTGTTCGATGGCCACCACGGGCTGATCGAAGTGCTGAATAGCGGCCGGCTGCAGCGCGTACCTCTCCCACATGAAGAAGGAAAGCGCCATGGGGCAGCTCAGCGAAGGCGCCGTGCCAAGGCGCACGCCGGCCGAGCGCAGCCTCACCGAGTTTGTGAAGCCGCAGCCCGGTGCGGTGACGCGGTCGGGCAGCAGGTCGTACTGCATGCCGGTTTGCGCCAGCGCAGCAAGACAGCGCGCAGGTTCATTGCGTGCGCGCGAAAGCTTGAAGCCGGTCAGCCAGTCGGGCGCCGCCGCCACATCGAGCGGAGCCCACGGATTGAAGCGCTCCGGAATCACCAGCCTGCCGGTAGCAACACCCCACGCGGCCAGCAGAGGCGCAGCGAGCGCAGCGCACACAAACGCCGCGCCGAGCCAGCGCTTGCGGCCCGACGGTTCCAGCTTTTCTTCTGGATTGTCTGAAGGATCCAAGGCCATGGTCCATTGCCTGCTTCAGCGTGGAGCTTCCATGAGCGGATCGAGCATCGCGCGCAGCCGCCTTATCGCTACCTCGTGCCGCAGCGTCTGCGCCCCGCGTCCATAGGTCATTGCCTTGCGAATGAGCCGCAGCTGTTCGCGCTGCAGCTGGGTCTTCAGGCGCCTTGCCCGCAGGCCGAAGGTCCAGCCGATTTCCATGCGAACCTTGTAGCGCAGCAGAGGCGCGCCCAGGCGAATCCACTCGTCGTCGCGGATCAGTTCCCGCTCGGGCACAAAGTAGGCCGCAAGCGCATGAAGATAGGTGCCGTTCTCGCGAGCGGCAACGCGCCAGAAGATCCCGGCCGCAATCATCGCGGGAATGCCCTTGACTACAAGCAGCACCGCCATCTCGCCATAGCCGCCGCCAAAAAGATCTTCAAGCCACGGCGAGTTCCAGATGAAATGCATGGCCCACGCCAGCGCAAAGCAAAAAAGCGCGCAGCCGATTCTTGCCGCCATGGGCCGCTCGGGGTGCAGCAGAAACCACGCCACCCCAAAAGATGCGATGGTGGTGTAGGCCGCATGGCTCCAAAGCCCGCTCAGCAGCCCGCGCGTCAGCAGGTTGAGCAGCACCGGGTACACCTGGTTCTCGAGCGGAAAGTGCAGCGAGGCGTTGAGGGTGTAGGTGAGGTTTTCGACCACCTGAAAGCCCAGCCCCGCCATGGCACCGACGATGAGCACCGAGAGGTAGGTCTGGAACTGGTTGCGCGCCACGAGAATCAGCAAGACCACACCGGCAAGCTTCAGGAACTCCTCGGTAATCGGGCCCGCAATGGCCGGCCCCCAGACTGCCACGAAGTCAGGCGACACCAGCTTGGCGCACAGGCTCTGTATGGCAATGTTCGCAGGCGCGGCAAAGTACACCGCCCCCAGGCCGCCCCACGCAAACGCCAGCACAAAGGCTTCGGGCGGATGCTGCTCGAGCAAGTCGAGCGTGCGAAACACCACAAGAAAGACCAGCGTATAGATGCCCCACACCAGCAGGCCAAGCAGCGCCGTAACGGGAACGACACGGAACCCGACCGAGAACATGTTGAAGGTATAGAACAGCCCATTGGCGATGAGCGCGGCCAGCAGCCAGAACGCCGCGCGGCGCGGCTGGAAGAACGAATCGGTGCCCACCGGCCATTCGCCGCGGTCCTGTTGCGGGGTGAGTTCGAGGCTCATTGCGGGGCTTCCAGGTCCATCGACTCGAGCATGCCCCTCGCATCGGCCATGGCATCGTTCAGGCCTTCGCTTGCGCCGTAGACGTCGATCTGTACGAGCGACCGGCGCTGCAGGTCGACCACCTGCCAGAACCGGCCCGCCAGCTTCGAACCATAGTAGGCGAAGGTCTTGCCCTGCAGGCCCCATGGGGTGACAAAGCCCGACACATCGCCGTCGATCTGCAGGCCTTGGCCCCGCTCCATGAAGCGCTGTTGCCGCACCAGGGGCCCGTCGGGCCCACCTGCCCATTGTCCCGTGGTCACCAGGAACTTGTGGCCGCCCTTGAACAGCATCAAAGACCTGCCGGCCCTGGAGCGGGACACGTCCATTTCCCATCCTTCGGCGGGTACGAACCGGGCGTGCCCGACCGAGACGGTTTCACCCGCGGGCAGCGGCCGGCTTCCGGGTGTGCGGCTGTCCCACAATTTCAGGCCACCCACATAGCCGGCAATGGCGAGCAGTACGGCAAGCGCGCCTGGCCAGGTGCGGTAAGGAATGCGGCGTGACGGTTCGGGCATGTTTTGATCGTGCCACACGACCGGCGGCAACCCTTGCATTGCCCCGAAGCGCGACTATCCTCCACAGCCGTTGCAATTGAAGTACCCGCTGAACCTCAAGAAAGCGAATATGAAAAATACGGAAGTGAGCCAGGACCTGCCGGCGCCGGAACTCATCTCGAGAAAAATTGCCGAGATGGGCGACTGGCGCGGCGACACGCTGGCAAGAATGCGCAAGCTCATCCAGCAGGCAGACCCGGAGGTGGTCGAGGAGCTGAAGTGGATGGGTACACCGGTGTGGTCGCACGACGGCATCATCTGCACCGGCGAAACCTACAAGGGCAAGGTAAAGCTCACCTTCGCCAAGGGAGCGTCGCTGAAAGACCCGGCCCGCCTCTTCAACTCGAGCCTGGACGGCAATGTGCGCCGTGCCATCGACATTCTCGAAGGAGAAGCGCTCGACGAGGCTGCGTTCAAGGCGCTGGTCAAGGAGGCGGTTGCGCTCAATAGCTCGGGCAAGAAGTCCAAAGCTGCGAAGAAGGCGAAGACCTGAGCAAGGCTTGCTGCGCGAACGGGCTACCAGAAGGCGTCGTCTTCGCGCTCACGCACCGCTTTCACGCAGTGCTCCGCAATCTTGCGGACGAGCTCTTCAGGCACGGGCTTGTCGTAGGGGAGCTGAAGGTAGTTCCTGGTTGTCTTGTGCTTTGCGAGCTCTTTGCCAAACGCCTTCAGCGTTGCCTCAGTAGGTGCAAAGTTGACATGCGCCTTGTGCGCCGAAAAAGCGAACAGGAACCGCGGCTCCACGAAGAACGGCGTTCCCCACTTGATCGTTTCTTCTGCATGGGGCGCAACGCTTTTGAGAATGGCATACACCCGGCGCAGATGCGGCCGGCCCTCGGGCGGGGCTGCCTCGATGTATTCGTCGATCGTGCTCGGGTGCTTGCTTGTCATTTTTCTTGCTTCGGCCTTCAGCCGCGGCCCTGGATCATCTTCCATCCATTCCCGGAAGGGTCGCGAAAGCCGGCGTCCACGGTGCCGTAGCGATCCACCGGCTCCTGCGTGAACTCCACCCCCAAGGCATGCATCCGGGCGTAGGCCGCGCGGCAGTCGTCCACGGTGAGCACGAGCGGCGGCATCGCACCTTTGGCCACCAGGGCGCGCAGCGCCTGGGCGGTGGCCTCGTCGTGCACCGGCGGGCCGGGCAGAAAAAGGCCAAGCTGGAACGACGGCTGCTCCGGGTGCTGCACCGTGAGCCACCGATAGCCGCCATTGCCCACGTCCGTGTGAACGCGGAAGCCGAGCTTGTCTACATAGAACGCCAGCGCTTCGTCCTGATCGCGCACATACAAACCGACGACATCAATGCCCTGTTTCATGAACTCTCCTGTTGTTGTTCGGGCGTGTTTGTACCGTTTGCCGCCTGGCGCCGCTTCTCCGAAACTGCGGTCGTGAGGCCGGGCCGGCGCGCGGCGTTCGCGATGCACACAGGCACAGCGCCTTGTTCTCGCGGTGCCTGCCGGCCTTGCGAGCGCACGGCGCTCGGGCTGTTGCCGGTAATGTCGCGAAAGGTGCGCCCGAAGGTGCCCAGGCTCGCCCAGCCGGTGTCGAAGGCGATGTCGGTAATGGGCAGGTCGGTTTCGCGAAGCAACGCCATTGCACGCTCGATGCGCCGCGTGAGCAGATACCGGTGAGGCGGAATACCGAACGCCTGCTTGAACGACCTTGCGAAGTGGGCCTCGGACACACCGCTTACCTCCGCAAGCCGCACCACGGGCCACTCTTCGTGCGAAGCGGCGTCCATCCGGTCTTTTGCGCGCAGCAGCCGTCGCAGCAGGGCAGGGTCCTGCGGGGGAGGGGCTTCGCTCATGCGGCCTCCTGAAGATGCAAGTTAACGGTCAAGGGCGATGCCTGGTTTGTCTTGTTCGTGTCGATGGATTTTCCGCTGCCGGATAATGCCCGCAAAGGGCTGCGCGCGCAGCCAGGAAGCCTTCCCACCTGTATCTTTCACAAATACGCCACATGACCATCGAAACGCAAGACGACGTCGTAGCATTGAAACGGATCGGAAAAATAGTCTCGTTCGTGCTGCAGCAAATGCTCGACGCCGCAGAGCCCGGCATGACCACGCGCGAGCTCGACTTGCTTGGCGAAAGGCTGTTGCAAGAGCATGGCGCGCAGTCTGCGCCAAGGTTGACATACAACTTTCCCGGAGCGACGTGCATCAGCATCAATGAACAGGCGGCGCACGGCATTCCCGGGGAGCGCGTCATCCGGGCCGGGGACGTGCTGAACATCGATGTGTCGGCGGAGCTTGGCGGGTACTTTGCCGATACCGGTGGAACTACCGTCGTACCCCCGACCACTCCGCAGAAAACCCGCCTCTGTCACGCCACGCGCACGGCGCTCGCCGAGGCGATGAAGACCGCCCGTGCCGGACAACCGATCAATGCGATTGGAGCCGCCATCGAGCGCACTGCAAAGGCATACGGTTTCAAGATCATCGAAAACCTGGGAAGCCACGGGGTCGGGCGTGCGCTGCACGAAGAGCCGGAACACATCCCCGGCTACTTCGATCCCTCGGACAAGCGCGTTTTGAAGGAAGGCATGGTCATCACCATCGAACCTTTCCTGTCGACCAAGAGCCGCATCGTTACCGAAGCTGCCGACGGCTGGACGCTCGCAGGCGCAAGCGGAAACCTGTCTGCGCAGTACGAGCACACGATGATCATCACCAAGGGCGCTCCAATCGTCGTTACGCAGCACTGACCGCAGCGGCGGCAACGGCCCTGCTCATGCGGGCGCGGGCTGTGCAGTCGAGCACACGCGGTTGCGGCCGCCCGCCTTGGCCGCATACAGTGCCCTGTCCGCGGCGCGGATCAACTCCTTCGACTGCACCTGCCCCGTTGCCGGAATGAGCGCGTCCACGCCGGCGCTCAGCGTCACGAACCCATCGGCAACCCCGGAGTGCTCGATCTTCAGGTCCCGCACGGCGCTGCGAATGCGCTCTGCCAGCACCACGGCCCCTTTCACATCGGTGTTGGGCAGCAGCACGGCCATTTCCTCTCCGCCGTATCGGGCCGCAAGGTCGCCCGGCCGCTGGGATGCAAGGTTCGCGATGGTGCGGCCGATGGTCTGCAGGCACTCGTCGCCTGCGGCGTGGCCATAGATGTCGTTGTACTGC
Proteins encoded in this region:
- a CDS encoding serine hydrolase domain-containing protein, with protein sequence MYCSIRRFLAATATALSLAALLASCGGGGGGGGGGGGVIGVPVTPPPTTAQLPEREALIARARALELNTSYVPPPGNVLEHHTSGYAKTMCSAVFITGVDPDVAAESLGYFVGPYEQRKNVGKPVVDRAKREVRISIPNGPTLVARHFGSQGCVTLPAGRDDVFFTPVEVKSALPDPTTQSWPMGDVLPGDPPPAEVNMAKVNEAVEAAFGVPEAYTAAFVVTHKGRIIAERYMNGIGPSTPLESWSMGKSVVATMMGVLIKQGEYKLDQPAPIPEWQGGGDGRQQIKISDILQMSSGLRIKAPDDPDFDPNGTYPDHTYYYTGRINAFNYAATRPQQWPRGAVGRYRNTDPVLANYLVRLAVEKRGEEYLSFPQRALFDKIGIRSMVIETDPYGNFLTQGYDFMSARDWARLGNLYLQDGVWNGERILPEGFVNFVSSVAPAWAADKRPIYGGFFWINGMNSLAAPTSAYYMLGAGGQYVLVIPSHDLIVVRIGHSKGSPFSTPTLNKALALLTAAVPRVR
- a CDS encoding extensin-like domain-containing protein produces the protein MALDPSDNPEEKLEPSGRKRWLGAAFVCAALAAPLLAAWGVATGRLVIPERFNPWAPLDVAAAPDWLTGFKLSRARNEPARCLAALAQTGMQYDLLPDRVTAPGCGFTNSVRLRSAGVRLGTAPSLSCPMALSFFMWERYALQPAAIQHFDQPVVAIEHLGSYACRNVNRGEGAVPGASRSRHATADALDVAGLTLASGRRITVLQAWPRSGAADAASTNDSAALLLLDAHRGACRFFNGVLGPDYNAAHSDHFHLETGGYGVCR
- a CDS encoding PrsW family intramembrane metalloprotease produces the protein MSLELTPQQDRGEWPVGTDSFFQPRRAAFWLLAALIANGLFYTFNMFSVGFRVVPVTALLGLLVWGIYTLVFLVVFRTLDLLEQHPPEAFVLAFAWGGLGAVYFAAPANIAIQSLCAKLVSPDFVAVWGPAIAGPITEEFLKLAGVVLLILVARNQFQTYLSVLIVGAMAGLGFQVVENLTYTLNASLHFPLENQVYPVLLNLLTRGLLSGLWSHAAYTTIASFGVAWFLLHPERPMAARIGCALFCFALAWAMHFIWNSPWLEDLFGGGYGEMAVLLVVKGIPAMIAAGIFWRVAARENGTYLHALAAYFVPERELIRDDEWIRLGAPLLRYKVRMEIGWTFGLRARRLKTQLQREQLRLIRKAMTYGRGAQTLRHEVAIRRLRAMLDPLMEAPR
- a CDS encoding DUF1801 domain-containing protein codes for the protein MKNTEVSQDLPAPELISRKIAEMGDWRGDTLARMRKLIQQADPEVVEELKWMGTPVWSHDGIICTGETYKGKVKLTFAKGASLKDPARLFNSSLDGNVRRAIDILEGEALDEAAFKALVKEAVALNSSGKKSKAAKKAKT
- a CDS encoding iron chaperone, whose product is MTSKHPSTIDEYIEAAPPEGRPHLRRVYAILKSVAPHAEETIKWGTPFFVEPRFLFAFSAHKAHVNFAPTEATLKAFGKELAKHKTTRNYLQLPYDKPVPEELVRKIAEHCVKAVREREDDAFW
- a CDS encoding VOC family protein codes for the protein MKQGIDVVGLYVRDQDEALAFYVDKLGFRVHTDVGNGGYRWLTVQHPEQPSFQLGLFLPGPPVHDEATAQALRALVAKGAMPPLVLTVDDCRAAYARMHALGVEFTQEPVDRYGTVDAGFRDPSGNGWKMIQGRG
- a CDS encoding helix-turn-helix domain-containing protein — protein: MSEAPPPQDPALLRRLLRAKDRMDAASHEEWPVVRLAEVSGVSEAHFARSFKQAFGIPPHRYLLTRRIERAMALLRETDLPITDIAFDTGWASLGTFGRTFRDITGNSPSAVRSQGRQAPREQGAVPVCIANAARRPGLTTAVSEKRRQAANGTNTPEQQQESS
- the map gene encoding type I methionyl aminopeptidase — protein: MTIETQDDVVALKRIGKIVSFVLQQMLDAAEPGMTTRELDLLGERLLQEHGAQSAPRLTYNFPGATCISINEQAAHGIPGERVIRAGDVLNIDVSAELGGYFADTGGTTVVPPTTPQKTRLCHATRTALAEAMKTARAGQPINAIGAAIERTAKAYGFKIIENLGSHGVGRALHEEPEHIPGYFDPSDKRVLKEGMVITIEPFLSTKSRIVTEAADGWTLAGASGNLSAQYEHTMIITKGAPIVVTQH